In the Brachyhypopomus gauderio isolate BG-103 chromosome 4, BGAUD_0.2, whole genome shotgun sequence genome, one interval contains:
- the gpa33b gene encoding cell surface A33 antigen, with the protein MDKWKQRFFGPGMLLFSVGCTIFGLEVTIPQSRYEVARGDEVTITCNFHPKNSENRLTIISWTGEADGSFDDGGITFGTFYSNENHLDIDPMYEGKALIQSNLVTKESKLILKQVTLRESRNIKCRVQIPGDDQGKTSASAALVVLVPPSEPVCKIKGTAEYGQNISLTCISEEGSPAPTYKWESYDVRNVPRPFQLKTSEKDGVLSLVNVSMGTSGYYVCTSSNKVHTAKCNLTLSVIPSTMKIGAAAGIIGGCVAGVAVLVLIIYCCCRNKEKPEEFEMGPPVVEFHDVPEEKDNEHDAGDIRKMSVEGRIDQRETYEKKAEKELNLQRSEDSDHNPNLRVDYDDRRGRPVDRREQDRYDDRRDRYDDRQDHNGDRRDRDDDRRERYPDRRDRYDDRQDRYDDRRDRSNDRLDRIGDGRDHYDDRQERYDDRRDRSNDRLDRIGDGRDHYDDRQERYDDRRDRSNDRLDRIGDRRDRSNDRLDRIGDRRDYDDRQERYDDRRDCYDARRDRYDDRQDYSDRNDRRNSSGQL; encoded by the exons ATGGACAAATGGAAACAGAGATTTTTTGGACCTGGCATGCTGCTTTTTTCAG TGGGGTGTACCATTTTTGGACTGGAAGTTACTATTCCACAGTCCAGGTATGAAGTTGCCCGAGGTGATGAGGTCACCATTACATGCAATTTTCACCCTAAAAACTCAGAGAATCGTCTCACTATCATCTCCTGGACTGGAGAAGCTGATGGGTCATTTGACGATGGAGGG ATCACATTTGGGACCTTCTACTCCAATGAGAACCACCTCGACATCGATCCTATGTATGAGGGCAAAGCCCTAATTCAAAGCAATCTGGTCACAAAAGAGTCCAAATTAATCCTGAAACAAGTCACTCTCAGGGAGAGCAGGAACATAAAATGTCGTGTTCAGATTCCTGGTGATGACCAAGGAAAAACATCTGCTTCAGCTGCTCTTGTGGTACTGG TTCCGCCATCAGAACCTGTGTGTAAGATTAAAGGCACGGCAGAGTACGGACAGAATATCAGCTTGACCTGCATCTCTGAGGAAGGTTCCCCAGCTCCCACCTACAAGTGGGAGAGCTATGATGTCAGAAATGTCCCAAGACCATTCCAACTCAAAACATCTGAAA AAGATGGAGTCCTTTCCCTGGTCAACGTATCCATGGGCACATCGGGTTACTACGTATGCACTTCGTCCAATAAAGTTCACACTGCCAAATGCAACCTCACCTTATCAGTAATACCCT CTACAATGAAGATTGGTGCTGCAGCAGGTATCATAGGAGGATGTGTGGCTGGAGTTGCAGTTCTTGTGCTTATTATTTACTGCTGCTGCAGAAACAAGGAGAAGCCAGAAGAGTTTGAAATGGG ACCTCCAGTGGTGGAGTTCCATGATGTACCAGAGGAAAAGGACAACGAACATGATGCTGGAGATATAAGGAAGATGAGTGTTGAGGGGAGAATTGACCAGAGAGAGACATATGAAAAGAAAGCTGAAAAAGAACTTAATCTGCAGAGGTCTGAGGACAGTGATCATAATCCTAATCTGCGTGTTGATTATGATGACCGTCGGGGAAGACCTGTTGACCGTCGAGAACAAGACCGCTACGACGATCGTAGAGATCGTTATGATGACCGACAGGATCACAATGGCGACCGTAGAGATCGCGACGATGACCGCAGAGAACGATATCCTGACCGAAGAGATCGTTATGATGATCGTCAGGATCGCTATGATGACCGCAGAGATCGTTCTAATGATCGTCTGGATCGCATTGGTGACGGCAGAGATCATTATGATGACCGTCAGGAACGCTATGATGACCGCAGAGATCGTTCTAATGATCGTCTGGATCGCATTGGTGACGGCAGAGATCATTATGATGATCGGCAGGAACGCTATGATGACCGCAGAGATCGTTCTAATGATCGTCTGGATCGCATTGGTGACCGCAGAGATCGTTCTAATGATCGTCTGGATCGCATTGGTGACCGCAGAGATTATGATGACCGTCAGGAACGCTATGATGACCGCAGAGATTGTTATGATGCCCGTCGTGATCGTTATGATGACCGCCAAGATTACAGCGATCGCAATGACCGCAGAAATTCAAGCGGGCAACTCTAA